In Desulfoferula mesophila, the genomic window CACTCACCCAGACGGCACCCGCCGATGAACACGCCGTCCATTCCGTTGAACAGGGCCTGGAGAACGAACTCCAGGTCAACCCGCCCGGAACACATGACGCGAATGACCCTTATCTCGGTCGCATACTGTAGCCTGGAAACTCCAGCTAGGTCCGCAGCCCCGTATGCTCACCAATGACACAAGAAGCCGAGTATCTTGGGCTTGAATTTGCCCCCTGAACCCATGCTTGCTTACTCCTCTGTCCCTAAAATACGGCCCATAAACAATGCTACCTCATCAGGCGGCGGTCATGGCATCGATCTGGCTCATCAACTCGTCGTCGGTGAAGTGCTTCAAATAGATGGCTCCGGTGGGGCACTTGGCGTTGCACAGGCCGTCGCCCTTGCAGATCACCGGGTTGACCACCGCCTTTTGTCCCTTCTTGGTCTTGCGAAACTCTATGGCCCCATAGGTGCAGGCCTGGGCGCAGGCCCCGCAGCCCATGCAGCGGTCCTCTTGCACCTCGCACACCGATCCCGACACAGTCACGATGTCGTTGGAGAGCAGGGTGACGGCCCGCCCCGCCGCGCCGTAGGCCTGGTTGATGGCCTCGGGGATGTGCTTGGGGTAGTGGGCCGTGCCGCAAAGGTAGACTCCGTCGGTGGCGAAGTCCACCGGCCGCAGCTTCACGTGGGCTTCCTTGAAGAAGTTGTCCGGCCCCAGGGAGACCTTGAACAACTGGGATATATCCTTGTTGTCTTCTCTGGCCACCACCGCGGCGGCCAGGGTGACGATGTCCGCCCCGATGGCCAGCTCTTGTCCCAGGATGTAGTCGGGCAGGCTCACCTGCAACACCGGGCGGCCTTCCTCTTCAGTGGCCTCCACCTGGGGCGGGTTCTCCGGCTCGTAGCGGATGAACTTTATGTCCTTGGCCGAGGCCTCGCGGTAATAGTCCTCCAGCATGCCGTAGGTCCTGATGTCCCGGAACAGGATGTAGATATCCATCTCCGGGTTGATCTCTTTGAGCTTCAGGGCGTTCTTGATGGACTCGCTGCAACACACGCGGGAGCAGTAGTTACGCTCCTCGTTGCGGCAACCCACGCACTGGATCATCACCAGGGTCTGGGCCCCGGTAACCGCCTCGTCGCCTAGGGCGATGCGCTCTTCCAACTCCAGGTGGGTCAGCACCCGCTCGTCCTGGCCGTAGAGATATTCGGTGGGCTTGTAGACATCCACGCCCGTGGCGACGACCGCGGCGCCGTGCTTGATCTCGCTGGTGCCCCGGTCCGACTTGAGCTTGGTCACGAAGTTGCCCACGTAGCCGGTAGCCTCGGTGATCTGGGCGTTGGCGTACACGTGGATGGCCGGATGCCGGTACACCCGGCGCACCAGGTCGTCCAAATAGGCCTGCACGTCCAAGCCGTCCAGGGTGTGGTGCAGCCGGCGGGCCATGCCTCCCAGGTCCGGCTCCTTTTCCACCAGGTGGACCTCATGGCCCTGGTTGGCGATGGAAAGGGCGCAGGTCATGCCGGCCAGGCCGCCGCCCACCACCAGGGCCGCCTTGTTCACCGGCAGGTCGATCTCCTGCAAAGGCTTGAGGTGCCCGGCCCGGGCCACGGACATGCGGATGATGTCCTGGGCCTTGCGGGTGGATTCCTCCTGCTCCTTGGAGTGGACCCAGGAGCAGTGCTCCCGGATGTTGGCCATGTCGTAATAGTATTGGTTCAGCCCCGCCTCGCGCAGGGTGTCGCGGAACAGGGGCTCCAGGGTGCGCGGGGAACAGGCGGCCACCACCACCCGGTTGAGGCCCTTTTCCTTGATGGTGTCGGTAATCTGCTTGGCCGAGTTGGTGGCGCAGGAGAAAAGCTGCTCCTGGGCATAGACCACGTTGGGCAGGCTCAGGGCGTATTCCACCGTGTTGGGCACGTCCACCACGCGGCCGATGTTGGAGCCGCAGTGGCAAACGAACACGCCAATCTTGGGCTTTTCTCCAGAGACGTCCTTTTCCGCCGGGTACACCCGCTCCCTGGTCAGCCCGCCCCGGCGGTAGTCCAACAGCTCGCCTACCTGGGTGCCCGCCCCGCTGGCGGTGAACACCGACTCGGGGATGTCCATGGGACCCTGGAAGGCGCCGCACACATACACGCCGCGCCGGGTGGTTTCAATGGGGTTGGTGGTGGCGGCTTGGCAGAACCCGTGGTCGGTCAGCTCGATGCCCAGCTGCTCGGAGAGCTTCTTGTGGTCGGCGGGGGGATTGAGCCCCACCGACAACACCACCATGTCGAACTCTTCTTCCTTAACCCCTTCGTCGGGGGTGGAGTAGCGCACGAAGACGTTCTTGGTCTCCGGGTCTTCGCGCGACACGGTGGTGTAGGAACGGATGAAGCGCACGTCGGAGAGCTCCGAGGTGCGCTGGTAGTAACGCTCGAAATCCTTGCCATAGGCGCGGATATCGTTGTGGAACACCGTGCACTGAGCCCCGGCGTCGTGGTCCTTGGCCAGGATCACCTGTTTTTGGGTGTAGGAGCAGCACACCGCCGAGCAGTAGCTGTTGTCGCCCGGGGTAACCCGCCGCGAGCCCACGCATTGAATCCAGGCGATCTTGTGGGGGTGCTTGAGGTCCGAGCCCCGCAGGATCTCGCCCTCGTAAGGGCCGGTGGCGCACAGCAGGCGCTCGAAACCCATGCTGGTGACCACGTTGGTCAGCTCACCGTAGCCGTATTCTTTTTTCAGGCTGGGGTCATAGGTTTCGTAGCCGGTGGCCAGCACGATGGCCCCCACCTTGATATCCATCTTTTCGGGCTTTTGCCGGAAATCGATGGCATCGGCCTGGCAGACGGCCTCGCAGATGCGGCATTTCTTTTCCTTGAGGTAAATGCAGCTCTCGTCGATGTAGGCGATCAGCGGTATGGCCTGGGCGAAATATATGTGAACAGCTTTGTTGTCCGATATTTCCTGATTGAATTTGTCGGGATACTCAACGGGGCAGTACTCCACACACGTGGTACAACCCGTGCAGCGGTCCTCGATGATATAGCGGGGCTTCCGGGTAAGGGTTATCTGGAAATCGCCCACGTCGCCTTCCACACTGTTTAGTTCAGTGTAGGACAGGACCTCGATATTTGGATGCCGGCCGACCTCGACCAGTTTGGGCGAGAGTATTCACATGGAGCAGTCATTGGTGGGGTACGTCTTGTCCAACTGCGCCATATGCCCACCAATGGCTGGTCCGTTCTCGACCAAATAGACCTTGTAACCGGCCGTGGCCAGATCCAGGGAAGCCTGGATCCCGCTGATCCCGCCGCCCAGGACCATTACGTCGCCGTAATTGTCCCCGCTGGGGATGCTGCCATGCTCTTCGGTTTGCGTTTCCATTCACCTATGCCTTTACCAGGGTTGAACGGTCCTTAAATGACCTCCTGGACTACCTCGGATATGTCTTTCACCTCCACCGACTCGCCATTATCCAGGGTCAGCCGGCTGTCCTCGAAGTTGGTGATGCAATAGGGGCAGGCGGTGACCAGCACCTGGGCTTCCAGGTCCATGGCCTGTTGCAGGCGCAGATCGGAGAAGCGCTCCCCCTTGGGAGTTTCCATCCAGATGCGCCCCCCGCCACCGCCGCAGCACAGGCTGGTCTCCAGGCAGTCGGGCATCTCCGCCAACTCCAGGCCGGGCACCGAACCCAGCACCTGGCGGGGCTCGTCGTAAATCCCGTTGTGCCGGCCCAGGTAGCAGGGATCGTGGTAGGTGATCTTTTTGGCGTACTCGCCCTTGATCTCCAAACGGCCCTCCTGGATCAGTTGGGCCAAGAATTGGCTCATGTGGATCACCTCGAAGTTCACCATGAACTCGGGGTATTCGTTCTTGAAGGTGTGATAGCAGTGGGGCGAGGAGACCAGGATCTTCTTCACCCCGGCGTCGATGAAGTTCTTGATGTTTTCCTTGGCCAGGCGGCGGAAAACCTCCTCATCGCCGGTCTTGCGGATGCTCTCGCCGCAGCAGCTTTCCTTTTCCCCCAGGATGCCGAACTCCACCCCCGCGGCCTTGAGCACCTGCACCGTGGCCTTGGCCACCTTTTTGAGGCGCTGGTCGTAGCTCAAGTAGCAGCCGGGGAAGTAGAGGATCTCCATTTCCTCGTCAAAGGTCTGCACCCCCAGGCCCTCGGCCCATTTGGCCCGGTCCTTGCGCTCTTCGCTCAGGGGGTTGCCTTCGCCCATGAGGCTGCCGCTGATGGTGCGGATGGGTTTCACCGCGGTGGGGAA contains:
- a CDS encoding CoB--CoM heterodisulfide reductase iron-sulfur subunit A family protein translates to METQTEEHGSIPSGDNYGDVMVLGGGISGIQASLDLATAGYKVYLVENGPAIGGHMAQLDKTYPTNDCSMUILSPKLVEVGRHPNIEVLSYTELNSVEGDVGDFQITLTRKPRYIIEDRCTGCTTCVEYCPVEYPDKFNQEISDNKAVHIYFAQAIPLIAYIDESCIYLKEKKCRICEAVCQADAIDFRQKPEKMDIKVGAIVLATGYETYDPSLKKEYGYGELTNVVTSMGFERLLCATGPYEGEILRGSDLKHPHKIAWIQCVGSRRVTPGDNSYCSAVCCSYTQKQVILAKDHDAGAQCTVFHNDIRAYGKDFERYYQRTSELSDVRFIRSYTTVSREDPETKNVFVRYSTPDEGVKEEEFDMVVLSVGLNPPADHKKLSEQLGIELTDHGFCQAATTNPIETTRRGVYVCGAFQGPMDIPESVFTASGAGTQVGELLDYRRGGLTRERVYPAEKDVSGEKPKIGVFVCHCGSNIGRVVDVPNTVEYALSLPNVVYAQEQLFSCATNSAKQITDTIKEKGLNRVVVAACSPRTLEPLFRDTLREAGLNQYYYDMANIREHCSWVHSKEQEESTRKAQDIIRMSVARAGHLKPLQEIDLPVNKAALVVGGGLAGMTCALSIANQGHEVHLVEKEPDLGGMARRLHHTLDGLDVQAYLDDLVRRVYRHPAIHVYANAQITEATGYVGNFVTKLKSDRGTSEIKHGAAVVATGVDVYKPTEYLYGQDERVLTHLELEERIALGDEAVTGAQTLVMIQCVGCRNEERNYCSRVCCSESIKNALKLKEINPEMDIYILFRDIRTYGMLEDYYREASAKDIKFIRYEPENPPQVEATEEEGRPVLQVSLPDYILGQELAIGADIVTLAAAVVAREDNKDISQLFKVSLGPDNFFKEAHVKLRPVDFATDGVYLCGTAHYPKHIPEAINQAYGAAGRAVTLLSNDIVTVSGSVCEVQEDRCMGCGACAQACTYGAIEFRKTKKGQKAVVNPVICKGDGLCNAKCPTGAIYLKHFTDDELMSQIDAMTAA
- a CDS encoding (Fe-S)-binding protein; protein product: MENVADYKEIVEVIKLSGGDAFKMCFQCGLCDTVCPWNRVRDFSMRKIVRQATFGFTDIESEDIWRCTTCGLCPSRCPRDVKQIESGVALRKIATEYGVFPTAVKPIRTISGSLMGEGNPLSEERKDRAKWAEGLGVQTFDEEMEILYFPGCYLSYDQRLKKVAKATVQVLKAAGVEFGILGEKESCCGESIRKTGDEEVFRRLAKENIKNFIDAGVKKILVSSPHCYHTFKNEYPEFMVNFEVIHMSQFLAQLIQEGRLEIKGEYAKKITYHDPCYLGRHNGIYDEPRQVLGSVPGLELAEMPDCLETSLCCGGGGGRIWMETPKGERFSDLRLQQAMDLEAQVLVTACPYCITNFEDSRLTLDNGESVEVKDISEVVQEVI